A region from the Sphingopyxis lindanitolerans genome encodes:
- a CDS encoding ABC transporter permease, which translates to MNDQPQISHPDSANSAAVPAFAEPGVPQIRTLNVPAMQALYVKEVRRFFKVQLQTIWAPAVTTLLFLVIFTVALGGAGRTVIGVPFADFVAPGLIMMAMLQNSFANSSFSLLVGKIQGTIVDYLMPPLAVGELIIALIGAAITRAVLVGLALWVAMLLWPGVHVGPDHLWAVVLFGLLGAMMLSFLGLITSIWAEKFDHAAAVTNFVVTPLALLSGTFYSVDRLAPWFQGVAHGNPVYYAIMGFRYGFIGTVDSTIAHPVLTAALALIAVNVVLGVLTYRLLASGWKLKA; encoded by the coding sequence ATGAACGACCAGCCCCAAATTTCGCATCCCGACTCGGCCAATTCCGCCGCGGTCCCGGCTTTCGCCGAACCCGGTGTCCCGCAAATCCGGACGCTCAACGTTCCGGCGATGCAGGCCCTATATGTCAAGGAGGTGCGGCGCTTTTTCAAGGTCCAGCTTCAAACAATCTGGGCCCCGGCGGTCACGACGCTGCTGTTTCTCGTCATCTTCACCGTCGCGCTCGGCGGGGCGGGGCGTACGGTCATCGGCGTTCCCTTCGCCGACTTCGTCGCGCCCGGCCTGATCATGATGGCGATGCTGCAGAATAGTTTCGCCAATTCCAGCTTTTCGCTGCTCGTCGGCAAGATCCAGGGCACGATCGTCGATTATCTGATGCCGCCGCTGGCGGTCGGCGAGTTGATCATCGCACTGATCGGCGCCGCGATCACGCGCGCGGTGCTCGTCGGGCTGGCGCTGTGGGTCGCGATGCTGTTGTGGCCCGGCGTCCATGTCGGCCCCGACCATCTGTGGGCGGTCGTGCTGTTCGGCCTGCTCGGCGCGATGATGCTGAGCTTCCTCGGCCTCATCACCTCGATCTGGGCCGAAAAGTTCGATCATGCCGCCGCGGTCACCAATTTCGTCGTGACGCCGCTCGCGCTGCTTTCGGGCACCTTCTATTCGGTCGACCGGCTCGCCCCCTGGTTCCAGGGCGTCGCGCACGGTAACCCCGTCTATTACGCGATCATGGGGTTTCGCTATGGCTTCATCGGCACCGTCGATTCGACGATCGCCCACCCGGTGCTGACCGCCGCGCTGGCCCTGATCGCGGTCAATGTCGTGCTCGGCGTGCTGACCTATCGCCTGCTCGCTTCGGGGTGGAAGCTGAAGGCCTGA
- the hspQ gene encoding heat shock protein HspQ, with product MTSESFPEFRDRALRHGAAPLIERARFAPGDIVRHRMFDFRGVVFDVDPTFANSDEWYEAIPEAIRPAKEQPYYHLLAESEDSAYIAYVSQQNLVNDTEHGPVDHPQIEAMFDGLVKGRYRVRPIHRH from the coding sequence ATGACGTCAGAGAGCTTCCCCGAATTCCGTGACCGGGCCCTGCGCCACGGCGCCGCGCCGCTGATCGAACGCGCGCGCTTCGCGCCGGGCGATATCGTGCGTCACCGCATGTTCGACTTTCGCGGGGTCGTCTTCGACGTCGACCCGACCTTCGCGAACAGCGACGAATGGTATGAAGCGATTCCCGAGGCGATCCGCCCGGCCAAGGAACAGCCCTATTACCACCTGCTCGCCGAAAGCGAGGATTCGGCCTACATCGCCTATGTCAGCCAGCAGAATCTGGTGAACGACACCGAGCATGGGCCGGTCGATCATCCGCAGATCGAGGCGATGTTCGACGGGCTGGTGAAGGGGCGCTACCGCGTCCGCCCGATCCACCGTCACTAA
- a CDS encoding Yip1 family protein, with amino-acid sequence MTDAPSNPLPPVASGILQRAKDILLKPKETWPVIAAEPATTQSIYMPYVLLLAAIGPLAGFIGGQVFGITILGVTYHPPLAGALVSAVLSYGLTLASVFLLALVIDGLAPSFGGQKDQVQALKVAAYAGTAGWVGGIFGLIPALALIGMLFALYGLYILFLGLPILMKAPQDKALGYTVVVIIVAILLFLVIGAVVAAVAAPSFVTIR; translated from the coding sequence ATGACCGACGCACCTTCAAACCCTCTTCCGCCCGTCGCATCGGGCATTCTCCAGCGGGCGAAGGATATTCTTCTGAAACCCAAGGAGACCTGGCCCGTCATCGCGGCCGAGCCGGCGACGACGCAATCCATCTATATGCCCTATGTGCTGCTGCTGGCCGCGATCGGCCCGCTGGCGGGGTTCATCGGCGGCCAGGTCTTCGGGATCACGATCCTTGGAGTCACCTACCATCCACCGTTGGCCGGGGCGCTCGTGTCGGCGGTGCTGTCCTATGGCCTGACGCTCGCAAGCGTGTTCCTTCTCGCGCTCGTCATCGACGGCCTGGCGCCCAGCTTCGGCGGGCAGAAGGACCAGGTCCAGGCGCTGAAGGTCGCGGCCTATGCCGGAACCGCCGGCTGGGTGGGCGGCATCTTCGGGTTGATCCCGGCGCTCGCGCTCATCGGGATGCTCTTCGCCCTCTATGGCCTCTATATTCTTTTCCTGGGCCTGCCGATCCTGATGAAGGCGCCGCAGGACAAGGCGCTCGGCTATACCGTCGTCGTGATCATCGTCGCGATCCTGCTGTTCCTGGTCATCGGCGCGGTCGTCGCGGCCGTCGCCGCTCCCTCGTTCGTCACCATCCGCTGA
- a CDS encoding FABP family protein, with amino-acid sequence MPNDIAYSRKLGPLTPLVGEWEGDVGVDLSYHNKDDWTTETTYFEKASFKPIPMQENGQQTLWGLNYSMTAWRHGEEAMDPFHDEIGFLLWDKVHGEVMRTVVFGRGIAILAGSSARPDDKILTFDARPGEPCYGILQNKYLLERAEIRDFKSSFTINDDGTFSYTSDLMLKLAATGAEMHHTDRNTLRRVKRYHPSAENG; translated from the coding sequence GTGCCGAACGATATCGCCTATTCGCGTAAACTGGGCCCGTTGACGCCGCTTGTCGGGGAATGGGAGGGGGATGTCGGGGTCGATCTTTCCTATCACAACAAGGACGACTGGACGACCGAGACCACCTATTTCGAAAAGGCGTCGTTCAAGCCGATCCCGATGCAGGAAAATGGCCAGCAGACCTTGTGGGGTCTGAACTACAGCATGACCGCATGGCGCCATGGCGAGGAAGCCATGGACCCCTTCCACGACGAAATCGGTTTCCTGCTGTGGGACAAGGTCCATGGCGAAGTCATGCGAACGGTGGTGTTCGGACGCGGCATCGCGATCCTCGCGGGAAGCAGCGCCAGGCCGGACGACAAGATTCTGACCTTCGATGCCAGGCCGGGCGAACCCTGTTACGGCATATTGCAGAATAAATATCTGCTCGAACGCGCCGAGATTCGCGACTTCAAAAGCAGTTTCACGATCAACGACGACGGCACGTTCAGCTATACGTCGGATTTGATGCTGAAGCTTGCCGCCACGGGCGCGGAAATGCACCATACCGACCGGAATACCCTGCGCCGCGTCAAACGCTATCACCCGAGCGCCGAAAACGGCTGA
- a CDS encoding helix-turn-helix domain-containing protein encodes MGESRSHWHGTRFMRVTTETARADERFDFWHSLFPRIEMRHTARDDGYGAAALTCAGDDGIAFTDLVCAPTASRFFDGRVDDMQLCAVVEGQFGVAHGQDEREWLGPGSGLHLLDCHRPAQTHSETSYRAYHITLPRAAVYRAMGSDPIAGTGALRSLPDTPLALLLKDQLGALARHGPNVNPAEAAAAMTLLSGLTLTYLQGFNTAAPRAGKRLGETHFASACRLIEARRDDAGLTADAVARAIGCSRASLYRLFEQRGLSVAEHIRAVRLNHGRVLLREPRLGIGDIALRCGYDDLSAFGKAFRRRFGMSPRDWRMTLS; translated from the coding sequence GTGGGGGAAAGCCGCTCGCACTGGCACGGGACGCGCTTCATGCGCGTGACGACCGAAACTGCGCGGGCCGACGAACGCTTCGATTTCTGGCATTCCTTGTTTCCGCGCATCGAGATGCGGCACACCGCGCGCGATGACGGCTATGGCGCCGCGGCGCTGACCTGCGCGGGCGACGACGGCATCGCCTTCACCGACCTTGTCTGCGCGCCCACCGCGTCGCGCTTTTTCGATGGCCGGGTCGACGATATGCAGCTCTGCGCCGTCGTGGAGGGGCAGTTCGGCGTCGCCCACGGACAGGACGAACGCGAATGGCTCGGCCCTGGCTCGGGACTCCACCTGCTCGATTGCCATCGGCCCGCGCAGACCCACTCCGAAACCAGCTATCGCGCCTATCACATCACGCTGCCGCGTGCCGCGGTCTATCGCGCGATGGGCAGCGATCCGATCGCCGGGACCGGCGCGCTGCGCAGCCTGCCCGACACACCGCTCGCCTTGCTGCTCAAGGATCAACTCGGCGCGCTCGCCCGTCATGGCCCGAACGTGAATCCCGCCGAGGCGGCCGCGGCGATGACGCTGCTCAGCGGCCTCACCCTCACTTACCTCCAGGGCTTCAACACCGCCGCCCCACGCGCAGGAAAGCGCCTTGGCGAAACCCATTTCGCCAGCGCCTGTCGGCTGATCGAGGCGAGGCGCGACGATGCAGGTCTGACGGCCGACGCCGTCGCGCGGGCGATCGGCTGCTCGCGGGCCAGCCTCTATCGGCTGTTCGAACAGCGTGGTCTTTCGGTCGCGGAACATATTCGCGCCGTCCGACTCAATCACGGCCGTGTGCTGCTACGCGAGCCCCGGCTCGGCATTGGGGATATCGCTCTGCGCTGCGGCTACGACGATCTGTCTGCTTTCGGCAAGGCGTTCCGCCGCCGCTTCGGAATGTCTCCGCGGGATTGGCGGATGACGCTGAGTTAA
- a CDS encoding flavin-containing monooxygenase, translating into MENGLNGTIEAGGNAAPDKSDIDAIQNRYRAERDKRLAAANVGQYVSPDGALARYVDDPYVERRFDRAAVAEEVEVAIIGAGFGGLQAAAELIKSGISDFRIIDKAGDFGGVWYWNRYPGASCDIESYIYMPMLEDMGYTPSLKYARGPEIFDYARSIAEKFGLYDKALLQTQVERLNWVEADHRWLISTREGDRIRARFVMVATGVLQSVRLPAIPGIETFRGHSFHTSRWDYGYTGGDPAGKLTGLADKRVGIIGTGATAVQCIPHLGASAGQLYVFQRTPAAVPVRDNRTTDDGWAAALKPGWQHERMNNFDHIINGRPTTVDLVQDGWTEVLGQIGVDLTGINDADERRRVADIAFMNNVRARVDAVVKDPATAEALKPWFNIMCKRPCFHDEYLDTFNRPNVTLVDTNGQGVERISENEIWVGGKAYELDCLIYASGFDFQTPDMAKRNGFDLFGRGGISLTEKWQGGMKTYFGHFNAGFPNLFVQTATQGGLTSNVTHGLGELARHFVHMVTYCHEHGVRSFDATPQAEDMWQEKLRAAAGARRQYDIECTPGYYNNDGNPDADTGLQAFYQGGSVEFFEILEAWRNDGRFEGFELAHG; encoded by the coding sequence ATGGAAAACGGCTTGAACGGGACGATCGAGGCAGGCGGAAACGCGGCACCGGACAAGTCCGACATCGATGCGATTCAGAACCGCTATCGCGCCGAACGGGATAAGCGACTCGCGGCCGCGAATGTCGGCCAATATGTCTCTCCCGACGGGGCGCTCGCGCGTTATGTCGATGATCCCTATGTCGAACGACGCTTCGATCGTGCGGCGGTCGCCGAAGAGGTCGAAGTCGCGATCATCGGCGCAGGTTTCGGCGGGCTCCAGGCGGCGGCCGAACTGATCAAGAGCGGCATTTCCGACTTTCGCATCATCGACAAGGCCGGGGACTTTGGCGGTGTCTGGTATTGGAACCGCTATCCCGGCGCGTCGTGCGACATCGAATCCTATATCTATATGCCGATGCTCGAGGACATGGGCTACACGCCGTCGCTGAAATACGCCCGAGGGCCCGAGATTTTCGACTATGCGCGTTCGATCGCGGAAAAGTTCGGCCTCTATGACAAGGCGCTGCTTCAGACGCAGGTCGAGCGGCTGAACTGGGTCGAGGCGGATCACCGCTGGCTGATCTCGACGCGCGAAGGCGACCGTATCCGGGCAAGGTTCGTCATGGTTGCGACCGGCGTCCTGCAAAGCGTTCGCCTGCCGGCCATTCCGGGCATCGAGACGTTTCGCGGTCATAGCTTTCACACCAGTCGCTGGGATTATGGCTATACCGGCGGCGATCCGGCCGGGAAACTCACCGGCCTGGCCGACAAGCGCGTCGGCATCATCGGGACGGGGGCGACCGCTGTGCAATGCATCCCGCATCTCGGCGCCAGCGCTGGACAGCTTTATGTATTCCAGCGGACCCCCGCTGCCGTTCCCGTCCGCGACAACCGGACGACCGATGACGGATGGGCGGCTGCGCTCAAACCCGGCTGGCAGCATGAGCGGATGAATAACTTCGACCATATCATCAATGGCCGACCGACGACGGTGGATTTGGTTCAGGATGGCTGGACCGAAGTATTGGGACAGATCGGGGTCGATCTGACCGGGATCAACGATGCCGACGAGCGCCGCCGGGTTGCGGATATCGCGTTCATGAACAATGTCCGGGCGCGCGTCGACGCCGTCGTCAAGGACCCCGCCACCGCCGAGGCGCTGAAGCCCTGGTTCAACATCATGTGCAAGCGCCCCTGCTTCCACGACGAATATCTGGACACGTTCAACCGACCCAATGTGACGCTGGTCGACACCAACGGCCAGGGCGTCGAGCGCATTTCGGAAAATGAAATATGGGTTGGCGGCAAAGCCTATGAACTCGATTGCCTGATCTATGCCAGCGGCTTCGATTTCCAGACGCCCGACATGGCGAAGCGTAACGGTTTCGATCTATTCGGCCGCGGCGGCATCAGCCTCACCGAAAAATGGCAGGGCGGGATGAAGACCTATTTCGGCCATTTCAATGCGGGCTTCCCTAACCTGTTCGTGCAGACCGCGACGCAAGGGGGGCTGACATCGAACGTGACGCACGGCCTCGGCGAACTGGCGCGGCATTTCGTTCATATGGTGACATATTGCCATGAGCATGGCGTCCGCAGCTTCGATGCCACGCCGCAAGCCGAGGACATGTGGCAGGAAAAACTGCGCGCGGCGGCCGGTGCCCGGCGCCAATATGATATCGAATGCACACCCGGCTATTATAACAATGACGGCAACCCCGACGCCGATACCGGCCTTCAGGCTTTTTATCAGGGCGGCTCGGTCGAGTTTTTCGAAATATTGGAGGCCTGGCGCAATGACGGCCGCTTCGAGGGTTTCGAGCTTGCTCACGGCTGA
- a CDS encoding TetR/AcrR family transcriptional regulator — MTSEKAKARGGRGSKRARVMEEAARTLNSHGVSNASLPAIAARLGVSRAALYYYFEDQEDLVFQSYRRSCEHMAMHLSEAEAAGGDAMTKLQRFIDNLLAEDAPQLAALSDLAYLRLEQRNIINGLFQAIKASIAGLLASGAARGELRECRASIVAPAILGMVSWIPIAQQWQSNESLTHGDLVDAVKAILTEGIATDRRSTVDFKPLDVALAHHAEVNLFDGHAVAAAKQDALLGAASWLFNLKGVDATSLDEIAMRVGVTKKVIYHNLGDKETLVAECYRRSFRHYEAVARAARDYDGPRIAAIMAANHAFARASLMEGSAPLSPLTGVEALPPAVREEIGNSTDFLMDIFLGLHAEGQAEKTVRKLNARAIVAANPGGFEWLPKWFETLSDAEREAAPLELAELYRIGLFPI, encoded by the coding sequence ATGACGAGCGAAAAAGCCAAAGCGAGAGGCGGCCGGGGTTCGAAACGGGCCCGTGTCATGGAAGAGGCGGCGCGGACGTTGAACAGCCATGGCGTGTCCAATGCGTCCTTGCCCGCGATCGCCGCCCGGCTGGGCGTGTCGCGCGCGGCGCTTTATTATTATTTCGAAGATCAGGAAGATCTGGTTTTCCAAAGCTATCGTCGATCGTGCGAACATATGGCGATGCACCTGAGCGAGGCGGAGGCGGCGGGCGGCGACGCGATGACCAAATTGCAGCGCTTCATCGACAATTTGCTGGCCGAGGACGCCCCTCAGCTCGCGGCGCTGAGCGATCTCGCTTACCTCCGCCTGGAGCAGCGCAATATCATCAACGGTCTGTTTCAGGCGATCAAGGCGAGCATCGCGGGGCTGCTCGCGTCGGGCGCGGCGCGCGGGGAACTGCGCGAATGCCGGGCCAGCATCGTCGCGCCCGCTATCCTTGGAATGGTGTCCTGGATCCCGATCGCGCAGCAGTGGCAGAGCAATGAAAGCCTGACGCACGGCGATCTCGTCGACGCCGTCAAGGCGATCCTGACCGAAGGCATCGCCACCGACCGCCGCTCGACGGTCGACTTCAAGCCGCTGGACGTGGCGCTTGCACACCATGCCGAAGTCAATTTGTTCGACGGGCACGCGGTCGCGGCCGCCAAGCAGGATGCGCTGCTCGGCGCGGCGTCCTGGCTGTTCAATCTCAAGGGGGTCGATGCGACGTCTCTCGACGAGATCGCGATGCGGGTCGGGGTCACCAAGAAGGTGATCTATCATAATCTGGGCGACAAGGAGACGCTGGTCGCCGAATGTTATCGCCGGTCGTTCCGGCATTATGAGGCGGTGGCGCGCGCCGCGCGCGATTATGACGGGCCGCGTATCGCGGCGATCATGGCCGCCAATCATGCCTTCGCGCGGGCCAGCCTGATGGAGGGCAGCGCGCCGCTGTCCCCCTTGACCGGTGTCGAAGCCTTGCCGCCGGCCGTGCGCGAGGAAATCGGCAACTCGACGGATTTCCTGATGGATATCTTCCTCGGCCTTCATGCCGAAGGGCAGGCGGAAAAGACCGTTCGCAAACTCAACGCCCGCGCGATCGTCGCGGCCAATCCGGGCGGTTTCGAATGGTTGCCCAAATGGTTCGAGACATTGAGCGACGCGGAGCGCGAGGCCGCGCCGCTCGAACTCGCCGAACTTTATCGCATCGGGCTGTTCCCCATTTAG
- a CDS encoding TonB-dependent receptor yields the protein MLNLRQSLLCAVAAMATPMPAFAQDATDDGDTGHGEIIVTAQKRSQSIQQVPIAISALSSELLDERGISTAAGLQFSVPSTQIGNLLGQTSITIRGVGLNQGAPGVAIHVDGVYQPRPSMGDLLQIDLERVEVLRGPQGTLYGRNANGGAVNFITKAPTNEYEGYLLASYANYDDARVQGMVNVPFNDWLKARVVLDWNRRGDGFVKNVIPGGQDLDRGKTFSGRVRFDMELAPNFDLSLSTTFLDGSGPTQYFVLHNQPTALIVSVNPALAAATYSFKPLETSANDPVNTDRRLSMTAATATWSLGDVTLKSISGYTTLRDDSLADDDGINVSIFPVRRFYDSKSFSQELNAALSLDAVDLVTGLYYLKDSYQHILDYDLLEGVAPLSPAGLPPGSDLVFNVRDYDTSVKAAFADVTVRPVANLSLIAGVRYSEERQKQVQENSISIGNFATILTCPLTTNEAKFTSTTPRFGARYEFSSNVNAYATFSKGYKAGGYNLNACDNRFNPEKLTAYEGGLKTRLLDRTLTLNLSAFYYDYTDLQISQVIGLARFINNAAAATIKGAELEADWQPDDHWSINANATYLDARYDSFSNTDGLDPAAGVQVLDGHRLNEAPKFSGNLGVAYRTAASSHGRFTLRTDVSYRSKYYLREFNGPLDTQNAFALINAGLIWDSPEERFRVRLFVNNLTNKAYIARMDSSDNFGARFISWNTPRQYGIELRSNF from the coding sequence ATGCTGAATTTGCGTCAGAGCCTGCTGTGCGCCGTGGCGGCCATGGCCACCCCCATGCCGGCCTTCGCGCAGGACGCGACGGATGATGGCGACACCGGCCACGGTGAGATCATCGTCACCGCCCAAAAACGGTCGCAGTCGATCCAGCAGGTGCCGATCGCCATTTCGGCGCTCAGTTCCGAATTGCTCGACGAGCGCGGAATTTCGACCGCCGCGGGGTTGCAATTCAGCGTCCCCAGCACCCAGATCGGTAACCTGCTTGGCCAAACCTCGATCACCATCCGCGGGGTCGGTCTCAACCAGGGCGCTCCCGGCGTCGCGATCCATGTCGACGGCGTCTATCAGCCGCGCCCGTCGATGGGTGACCTGTTGCAGATCGACCTCGAGCGGGTCGAGGTGCTGCGCGGGCCGCAGGGAACGTTGTACGGCCGCAACGCCAACGGCGGCGCGGTGAATTTCATCACCAAGGCGCCGACCAACGAATATGAAGGCTATCTGCTCGCCAGCTATGCCAATTATGACGATGCGCGCGTGCAGGGCATGGTCAATGTGCCGTTCAACGACTGGCTGAAGGCGCGGGTCGTGCTCGACTGGAATCGCCGCGGCGATGGTTTCGTTAAAAATGTCATCCCCGGCGGACAGGATCTCGATCGCGGCAAGACCTTCTCGGGCCGTGTCCGCTTCGACATGGAATTGGCCCCCAATTTCGACCTCAGCCTGTCGACCACATTCCTCGATGGATCGGGGCCGACGCAATATTTCGTGCTGCACAACCAGCCGACCGCGCTCATCGTCTCGGTCAATCCCGCGCTGGCCGCGGCGACCTATTCGTTTAAGCCTTTGGAAACCTCGGCCAATGATCCGGTCAACACCGATCGCCGCCTGTCGATGACCGCGGCCACGGCGACCTGGTCGCTGGGCGATGTCACGCTGAAATCGATCAGCGGCTATACGACGCTGCGCGACGATTCCCTCGCGGACGACGACGGCATCAACGTGTCGATCTTCCCCGTGCGCCGCTTCTATGATTCCAAGAGCTTTTCCCAGGAACTCAACGCCGCGCTAAGCCTCGATGCCGTCGATCTGGTGACGGGCCTCTATTATCTGAAGGACAGCTACCAGCATATCCTCGACTATGACTTGCTCGAAGGCGTCGCACCGCTGTCGCCGGCGGGCCTGCCGCCGGGGAGCGATCTCGTGTTCAACGTTCGCGACTATGACACCAGCGTCAAGGCCGCCTTTGCCGACGTCACCGTGCGCCCGGTCGCCAATCTCAGCCTGATCGCCGGAGTTCGCTATTCCGAAGAGCGGCAGAAGCAGGTTCAGGAGAACAGCATTTCGATCGGAAATTTCGCGACGATCCTGACCTGTCCGCTGACGACGAACGAGGCGAAGTTCACATCGACCACGCCACGGTTCGGCGCGCGCTATGAATTCTCGTCCAACGTCAACGCCTATGCCACCTTCTCTAAGGGATATAAGGCGGGCGGCTATAACCTCAATGCGTGCGACAATCGGTTCAATCCCGAAAAGCTCACGGCGTATGAAGGCGGGTTGAAGACCCGGTTGCTCGATCGGACGCTCACGCTCAACCTCTCGGCTTTCTATTATGATTATACCGACCTTCAGATCAGCCAGGTGATCGGGCTCGCCCGCTTCATCAACAACGCCGCGGCCGCGACGATCAAGGGTGCGGAACTGGAGGCCGACTGGCAGCCGGACGACCATTGGTCGATCAACGCCAACGCCACCTATCTCGACGCGCGCTATGATTCCTTCTCGAACACCGACGGACTTGATCCCGCCGCCGGGGTTCAGGTTCTGGACGGTCACCGTCTCAACGAAGCGCCGAAATTCTCGGGGAACCTGGGCGTCGCCTATCGCACCGCGGCGAGCAGTCATGGCCGCTTCACCCTGCGCACTGATGTCAGCTATCGCAGCAAATATTATCTGCGCGAATTCAACGGTCCGCTCGACACCCAGAACGCCTTTGCGCTGATCAACGCCGGACTCATCTGGGACAGCCCCGAAGAGCGTTTCCGCGTCC